From the genome of Kryptolebias marmoratus isolate JLee-2015 linkage group LG19, ASM164957v2, whole genome shotgun sequence, one region includes:
- the LOC108247835 gene encoding trace amine-associated receptor 1-like, with product MEMEGSINRTDVVTYIHPCYEIDHFSYKFTTTPSAICVLLYAFLTLLSVVTVCGNLLVIISIIYFKHLRTPTNSLILSLAVADLLVGIIVFPFSMAFSLSSCMYHEGLFCKVRGSFDILLSTCSIMHLCCISIDRYYAVCQPLTYKSKISRYVVVIMIALSWGVSALIGIGVTISGLNNEQCEETCFIDILMANTVGPILSFYLPVVIMLCIYLKIFLVALRQARSIQTRMKCGATVSKMERKATKTLATVLGVFLFCWTPFFLCITFLPFTNNVVPVPVIETLNWLALSNSMLNPFIYAFFYSWFRSAFKLIVSGKILEGDFANFKLHGLAA from the coding sequence ATGGAAATGGAAGGTAGCATCAACAGAACTGATGTTGTGACTTATATCCATCCCTGCTATGAGATTGATCATTTCAGTTACAAGTTCACCACAACACCTTCTGCTATCTGTGTATTGTTGTATGCTTTCCTTACACTTTTGTCTGTTGTCACAGTATGTGGAAATCTCCTTGTAATAATCTCCATCATTTACTTCAAACACCTCCGAACTCCTACAAACTCCCTGATTTTGTCTCTTGCTGTGGCTGACCTGCTTGTAGGGATCATTGTATTTCCTTTTAGCATGGCATTCTCTCTCAGCTCATGCATGTATCATGAAGGTTTATTCTGTAAGGTACGAGGCAGCTTTGATATACTTCTTAGCACATGCTCTATTATGCACCTATGTTGTATTTCTATTGACAGATATTATGCAGTGTGTCAGCCATTAACatataaatctaaaatcagTCGATATGTTGTTGTCATTATGATTGCTTTAAGCTGGGGTGTTTCTGCACTAATAGGAATTGGAGTGACAATTTCTGGGTTAAATAATGAGCAATGTGAAGAAACGTGTTTTATTGACATTCTCATGGCAAACACAGTTGGAcccattttatcattttacctTCCAGTTGTCATAATGTTGTGTATTTACCTGAAGATTTTTCTTGTTGCATTAAGACAGGCACGGAGCATCCAAACTAGGATGAAATGTGGAGCAACTGTCAGTAAGATGGAGAGAAAGGCCACCAAAACTCTGGCTACAGTTCTTGGcgtatttcttttttgttggactccttttttcctttgcatCACTTTTCTGCCTTTTACCAACAATGTAGTACCAGTTCCTGTGATTGAAACTCTTAATTGGCTAGCATTGTCTAATTCAATGCTAAATCCTTTTATCTATGCTTTCTTTTACAGCTGGTTCAGGTCTGCCTTTAAATTAATTGTTTCTGGAAAAATATTAGAAGGTGATTTTGCTAACTTTAAATTGCATGGACTTGCTGCTTGA
- the LOC108247843 gene encoding trace amine-associated receptor 1-like produces the protein METRSSVNRTDAVTYIHPCYEIKNFSYKFTTTPSAVCVMLYGFFTLLSVATVCGNLLVIISVFYFKQLHTPTNFLILSLAFADLLVGIIVFPLSTAFSFSSCMYHEDLFCKIRDSLGMYLCTCSILHLCCISIDRYYAVCHPLIYKSKISRQVVVIMITINWGASALIGVAVTTPKSKQQCQETCFIDILMANTIGPVLSFYLPFVIMLCIYLKIFLVAQRQARSIQARMKCGATVSKMERKATKTLAIVLGVFIFCWTPGFLCFTFVPLTNSLVPVPVIESFVCLALTNSTLNPFIYAFFYSWFRSAFRIIMSGKILHGEFANTKLQ, from the coding sequence ATGGAAACAAGAAGTTCTGTCAACAGAACTGATGCAGTGACATATATACATCCCTGCTATGAGATAAAGAATTTCAGTTACAAATTTACTACAACGCCTTCTGCTGTATGTGTGATGTTATATGGTTTCTTTACACTTTTATCTGTTGCCACAGTATGTGGAAACCTCCTTGTTATAATCTCtgtgttttacttcaaacagcTTCACACTCCTACAAACTTCCTCATTCTGTCTCTGGCTTTCGCTGACCTGCTTGTAGGGATCATAGTATTTCCTTTAAGCACGGCATTCTCATTCAGCTCATGTATGTACCatgaagatttattttgtaagaTACGAGACAGCCTTGGAATGTACCTTTGCACATGCTCTATTTTACACCTATGTTGTATCTCAATTGACAGATATTATGCAGTGTGTCACCCATTAATatataaatctaaaatcagCCGTCAAGTTGTTGTCATTATGATTACTATAAACTGGGGTGCTTCTGCACTTATTGGAGTTGCAGTGACAAcaccaaaatcaaaacaacaatgtcaagaaacatgttttattgatatCCTGATGGCAAACACAATTGGgcctgttttatcattttacctTCCATTTGTCATAATGTTGTGTATTTACCTGAAAATTTTCCTTGTTGCACAGAGACAGGCACGAAGCATCCAAGCTAGGATGAAATGTGGAGCAACTGTCAGTAAGATGGAGAGAAAAGCCACCAAAACTCTGGCTATTGTTCTgggagtgtttattttttgttggactcctggttttctttgtttcacttttgtGCCTCTTACCAACAGTTTAGTACCAGTTCCGGTGATCGAATCATTTGTTTGCCTTGCGCTGACAAACTCAACATTGAATCcgtttatttatgcttttttttacagctggttCAGATCAGCCTTTAGAATTATTATGTCTGGAAAAATATTACATGGTGAGTTTGCTAACACAAAGCTGcaataa
- the LOC108247846 gene encoding trace amine-associated receptor 1-like: METRVTVNRTDAVTYKHPCYEIDNFNYKFTKTPSAVCVMLYGFLTLLSVATVCGNLLVIISVLYFKQLHTPTNFLILSLAVTDLLVGIIVFPLTMAFSFSLCMYHEDLFCKIKDIIGIYLCTCSILHLCCISVDRYYAVCHPLTYESKISRNVVVIMIFVSWGASALIGIGITQKSKQQCQETCFINVLMANTLGPVLSFYLPLVIMLCIYLKIFLVAQRQARSIQARMKRGATVSKMERKATKTLAIVLGVFIFCCTPFFLYFTVLPFTNTLILVPVIETLNWLALTNSTLNPFIYAFFYSWFRSAFRIIMSEKPLHGDFTNTKLH, from the coding sequence ATGGAAACAAGAGTTACTGTTAACAGAACTGATGCTGTGACTTATAAACATCCCTGCTATGAGATAGATAATTTCAATTACAAATTTACCAAAACGCCTTCTGCTGTATGTGTGATGTTATATGGTTTTCTTACACTATTGTCTGTTGCCACAGTATGTGGAAACCTCCTTGTAATAATCTCTGtactttatttcaaacagcTTCACACTCCTACAAACTTCCTCATTCTGTCTCTGGCTGTGACTGACCTGCTTGTAGGAATTATAGTATTTCCTTTGACCATGGCATTCTCTTTCAGCTTATGTATGTACCatgaagatttattttgtaagaTAAAAGACATCATTGGAATATATCTTTGCACATGCTCTATTTTACACCTATGTTGTATCTCTGTTGACAGATATTATGCAGTGTGTCATCCATTAACATATGAATCTAAAATTAGCCGtaatgttgttgttattatgaTTTTTGTAAGCTGGGGTGCTTCTGCACTTATTGGAATTGgaataacacaaaaatcaaaacaacaatgtcaagaaacatgttttattaatgttcTGATGGCAAACACTCTTGGacctgttttatcattttacctTCCACTTGTCATAATGTTGTGTATTTACCTGAAGATTTTCCTTGTTGCACAAAGACAGGCACGAAGCATCCAAGCTAGGATGAAACGTGGAGCAACTGTCAGTAAGATGGAGAGAAAAGCCACCAAAACTCTGGCTATTGTTCTgggagtgtttattttttgttgtactcctttctttctttattttactgtccTGCCTTTTACCAACACTTTAATTCTTGTACCTGTGATTGAAACACTTAACTGGCTAGCTCTGACAAACTCAACATTGAATccatttatttatgcttttttttacagctggttCAGATCAGCCTTTAGAATTATTATGTCTGAAAAACCATTACATGGAGACTTTACTAACACAAAGCTCCATTAA
- the LOC108247840 gene encoding trace amine-associated receptor 1-like, whose translation METGVTYMHPCYEKNNFSYKFTTTPSPVCVILYVFLTLLSVATVFGNLLVIISVFYFKQLHTPTNFLILSLAVTDLLVGIIVFPLTIAFSFSLCMYQENLFCKIRDSFGIYLCTCSILHLCCISIDRYYAVCQPLTYKSKISRHVVVFMIFVSWGASALIGIGATPKSEDKCQETCFIDVLMANTIGPVLSFYLPLVIMLCIYLKIFLVAQRQARSIQARMKCGATVSKMERKATKTLAIVLGVFIFCWTPFFVCFTVLPFTSNSVRVPVLDALICLALTNSTLNPFIYAFFYSWFRSAFRIIMSGKLLYGEFANTKLH comes from the coding sequence atGGAAACAGGAGTAACGTATATGCATCCCTGCTATGAGAAAAACAATTTCAGTTACAAATTTACAACAACCCCTTCTCCTGTATGTGTGATATTATATGTTTTCCTTACACTTTTATCTGTTGCCACAGTATTTGGAAATCTCCTTGTGAtaatctctgtgttttatttcaaacagctCCACACTCCTACAAACTTTCTCATTCTGTCTCTGGCTGTGACTGACCTGCTTGTAGGGATCATAGTATTTCCATTGACCATAGCATTCTCGTTTAGCTTATGTATGTACCAAGAAAACTTATTTTGTAAGATACGGGACAGCTTTGGAATATATCTTTGCACATGCTCTATTTTACACCTATGTTGTATTTCAATTGACAGATATTATGCAGTGTGTCAGCCATTAACatataaatctaaaatcagCCGTCATGTTGTTGTCTTCATGATTTTTGTAAGCTGGGGTGCTTCTGCACTTATTGGAATTGGAGCAACACCAAAATCAGAGGACAAATGTCAAGAAACATGCTTTATTGATGTTTTGATGGCAAACACAATTGGacctgttttatcattttacctTCCACTTGTCATAATGTTGTGTATTTACCTGAAAATTTTCCTTGTTGCACAGAGACAGGCACGAAGCATCCAAGCCAGGATGAAATGTGGAGCAACTGTCAGTaagatggagagaaaagcaACCAAAACTCTGGCTATTGTTCTGGGAGTGTTTATCTTTTGTTGGActcctttctttgtttgttttaccgtCTTGCCATTTACTAGCAATTCAGTACGTGTTCCTGTACTTGATGCACTTATTTGCCTTGCGCTGACAAACTCAACATTGAATccatttatttatgcttttttttacagctggttCAGATCAGCCTTCAGAATTATTATGTCTGGAAAATTATTATATGGTGAGTTTGCTAACACAAAGCTGCATTAG